TCATAACCGATCTGGTTTAACACACGAATGATATTGTCAAAATCAACATCTCCATGTCCCGGTGAAACAAAGTTCCAGCCTCTACGCTGGTCTCCAAAAGTAATATGTGAACCTAAGATTCCATTTCTTCCATTCAGATTTAATTTGGTGTCTTTTACATGCACATGATAAATCCGATCCGCAAAATCGTACAGGAATATCGCCGGATCAAGTCCCTGCCAGATCAGATGACTGGGGTCGAAATTAATACCCAGTGTCGGCCTGTATGCAAACACTTCCAGCAGTTTTTTCGTGCTCCAATAATCAAAGGCAATTTCTGTGGGATGCACTTCCAGGGCAAGCTTCACTCCGCAGGCATCGAACTCATCCATAATCGGACTCCATAATTCCCGGATCTTCTGATAACCCTCTTCGATCATTTCTTCCGAAGTCTGCGGGAACGAATACCAGTATTTCCAGATCGGTGACCCCATAAAGAATGTCACAACGTCGACCCCCATCGCCTTTGCCGCATGAGCCGTTGCTTTCATCTCATCAATCGCCCATTGTTGTATTGCCTCCGGTTTCCCGGCAAACTCTGCCGGGGCAAACCCGTCCAGCCGCGAATCATAGACGGAACCTATACTGTCAGCAACACACTGCCCTGCAAGATGGTTACTGATCGCCCAGCATCCCAGACCGTATTTTCCCAAAAGCTGCTTTACTTCTCTTACGTACTCCGGTTCATTCGCCGCACGCCTGATATTCAGATGAGACGCTGATAGTTCCAGGCCCTCATATCCCATTTCCTGTGCCTGCCTGCACATCTCCTCCAGTGGAAGGTCTCCCCATTGTATGGTAAATAATGTTACCGGCCTTGCCATCTCTTTTCTCCTTTCCATATGCTTCTATACTTCTACCCAAATGTTACCCTTTTCATTGCTCTCCAGACATGCTTCCACATATTTCAACCCGGCAATCCCCTCCTCAATCGTCGGATAATCGATCATCTCCGGAGCAAATATTCCTTCCTTTTTCGCCTTAACGCATTCCGCAAAACTGTCATACAGATTTCCCATCGCTTCCAGCCAGCCTTCGGTATGTCCGCCAGGCAGTCTGCCATATTTTCCGGCCGCCGGAGTAACCGCCCCGTTTCCTCTGCGTATGATCTGTGAGATTCCGTCTTCACGGATCAGTGTTACTTCCTCGCATGTTTCCTGGAACCAGAGTATTGTTCCCTTGGACCCATAGATTCTCACCCGCAGGCTGTTATCACAGCCGATCGCAAACTGCGACGTCCAGTTGATTCCGGTCGCTCCATTCTCATATTCCACAAGAATCTGATCATTGTCATCAAGGAGCCTTCCCGGAACTACGACATCCATTTTGGCAAGCACTCTCTTTACTTTCAGTCCGGTCATTGTGGCAACCGCATTTTCCACATGAGTACCCAGATCGCCAAGGCAATTCACTTTTCCCGACTGGGCGGGATCACATCTCCAGGCTCCCTGTTTTCCTCCATCGTCCTGTTCATTATAAAGCCAGCCCTGCGGATATTCCGCCATAACCGTTCTCACTGTTCCGATCTCCCCATTGGCGATCAGATCGCGGATAAATTTAGCGGTGACATGCCCTACATAAGTATACGTGACCATGAACAGCAGTCCCTTCTCATCTGCGATCACTTTTAATTCCTCTGCCTGCCCGCTCTCCGTTACCAGCGGTTTGTCGCAGACGACATGAATCCCCGCTTCGAGAAATGCCCTGCAAATCTGATAATGCGTGTTATTGGGCGTCACCACTACCACAAAATCAATCCCGTCTTCCCGCGCCGCTTCCTTTTCTGCCATTTCCCTGTAATTGGCATAACATCTGTCACTGCTTACCCCCAGCGCCTCTCCCTGCGCTTTCGTCTTTTCCGGTGTTCTGGAGAAACAGCCCGCGACTAGATCCGCCGTATCATCAATATTGATCGCCTTTCGGTGAGCATCACCAATAAAAGCGTCAGGTCCCCCGCCAACCATTCCGTATTTAAGTGTACGATTCATTCCTTTTCCTCCTGACATTTTTAATTTGTTTCCCTGAAAAGTATGACATGAACTAAATGATAACGCATACCCCAACTGATATTCTCACTATAAATAAAACAGCCTGCTTTCTTCAATGCGTTTCTTGCTATAAGGAAACGACAAGTTTTCTATTTTTATAGACAA
The sequence above is a segment of the Lachnospiraceae bacterium JLR.KK008 genome. Coding sequences within it:
- a CDS encoding sugar phosphate isomerase/epimerase family protein produces the protein MARPVTLFTIQWGDLPLEEMCRQAQEMGYEGLELSASHLNIRRAANEPEYVREVKQLLGKYGLGCWAISNHLAGQCVADSIGSVYDSRLDGFAPAEFAGKPEAIQQWAIDEMKATAHAAKAMGVDVVTFFMGSPIWKYWYSFPQTSEEMIEEGYQKIRELWSPIMDEFDACGVKLALEVHPTEIAFDYWSTKKLLEVFAYRPTLGINFDPSHLIWQGLDPAIFLYDFADRIYHVHVKDTKLNLNGRNGILGSHITFGDQRRGWNFVSPGHGDVDFDNIIRVLNQIGYDGPLSIEWEDSGMERIFGGTEACEFTKKINFSPSTVAFDDALKNS
- a CDS encoding Gfo/Idh/MocA family oxidoreductase, which translates into the protein MNRTLKYGMVGGGPDAFIGDAHRKAINIDDTADLVAGCFSRTPEKTKAQGEALGVSSDRCYANYREMAEKEAAREDGIDFVVVVTPNNTHYQICRAFLEAGIHVVCDKPLVTESGQAEELKVIADEKGLLFMVTYTYVGHVTAKFIRDLIANGEIGTVRTVMAEYPQGWLYNEQDDGGKQGAWRCDPAQSGKVNCLGDLGTHVENAVATMTGLKVKRVLAKMDVVVPGRLLDDNDQILVEYENGATGINWTSQFAIGCDNSLRVRIYGSKGTILWFQETCEEVTLIREDGISQIIRRGNGAVTPAAGKYGRLPGGHTEGWLEAMGNLYDSFAECVKAKKEGIFAPEMIDYPTIEEGIAGLKYVEACLESNEKGNIWVEV